A section of the Bombus huntii isolate Logan2020A chromosome 5, iyBomHunt1.1, whole genome shotgun sequence genome encodes:
- the LOC126865504 gene encoding histone deacetylase 6 isoform X2, with protein sequence MSDPVICKNLYSAVKQLADSEIELIKAIENSEKINNRNIKNTMSVTDKKSAKNSAKMFNVRPSAALIAAKHEATQRVLQRKKSNNVFVHDIYQKAIDAYNIKRKETGIVFDRSMTEHKCLWDPSYPECPARLIRVMQRCEELGLINRCKFVTPRQASEDEILMKHSQEQIDILKATDECTDVDSLELLSSTYDAIYIHPSTYQLSLLAVGSTINLVESICKEEIQNGMAIIRPPGHHAMKSEYCGYCFFNNVAIAAEKVLSSNLASKILIVDWDIHHGQATQQMFYNDPRVIYFSIHRYENGEFWPNLRESNFHFVGDGLGEGYNFNVPLNKTGMTNADYLAIFQQVLLPMAYEFQPDLIIVSAGYDAALGCPEGEMLLTPACYAHLLSSLLSLASGKVAVILEGGYCLKSLAESAALTLRTLLGDPCPMLETLTLPSISVRDTILNTIYAHKPYWKCYQYQDTYSINSTTNNKGGSTNQYLPVVTFKGTDIKPEVYETRNCYPTQNKEVIEMIEKQLNALIQFTNLSKAPNKVCIVYDDRMLKHCDMSNDNHPEKPHRINIIYKKYQECNLLDRCYVQQGRSATREELILVHSKEYIDSIKDTENLKPKELKRQAETYNSVYLHPETWTSACISTGSLLQVVDSVLNGESQSGIAIVRPPGHHAAENTACGFCIFNNIAVAARYAVEFHHVKRVLIVDWDIHHGNGTQSIFEEDPKILYMSVHRYDNGNFFPNSKRANYSYVGSLSGEGFTVNIPWNKKGMGDAEYIAAFQQIIMPIAYQFNPELVLVSAGFDACIGDPLGGCFVTPEMYGHLTHWLSSLANGRIILSLEGGYNINSVAHAMAICTKSLLGDPLPILENGQTPCASAIHTINNVIKTQKQYWAHLVFNLSLPKERVLPKPKVPHIKTNERVIDSEEILKHSESKIALEEIETEKMQTRQKNLTTWKLINKVASQEDCEKLQEFLKSVHERCTHTTINTSYNDEGSKYTKKCMNQDEEEEHSDENITNIAAGSSGEQGERASAQMTGNKSLHDYLLENSQALVDGDMFAVIPLRECPHLDSVKDVPVSGIDIYSPCIECESNVENWICLQCYTVHCARSINQHGLIHAEEMEHPLALSFSDLSVWCYKCEAYIDNVRLFAARNAAHQSKFNEELPWTYEI encoded by the exons ATG TCTGATCCTGTGATCTGCAAAAATTTATACTCTGCTGTTAAACAATTAGCAGACAGTGAAATCGAGTTAATAAAAGCTATAGAAAATTCAGAgaagataaataatagaaatattaaaaatactatGTCTGTGACAGATAAGAAAAGTGCCAAAAATTCTGCAAAAATGTTTAAT GTTCGTCCATCTGCTGCTTTAATAGCAGCTAAACATGAAGCAACACAACGTGTAttacaaagaaagaaatctAACAATGTTTTTGTACATGATATATATCAAAAAGCTATTGatgcatataatataaaaaggaAGGAAACTGGCATTGTATTTGATCGTTCTATGACAGAACATAAATGCCTTTGGGATCCAAGTTATCCAGAATGTCCTGCTAGGTTGATAAGAGTTATGCAGAGATGTGAGGAGTTAGGTTTAATAAATAGATGTAAATTCGTTACACCAAGACAAGCCTCAGAGGATGAAATACTAATGAAGCACAGCCAAGAACAGATAGATATTTTGAAGGCTACTGATGAATGTACAGATGTAGATAGTttagaattattatcatcaacatATGATGCCATTTATATACATCCT TCTACCTATCAATTGTCTTTGTTAGCTGTGGGTTCAACAATAAATTTAGTGGAAagcatttgcaaagaagaaattcAGAATGGTATGGCCATTATAAG gCCACCAGGACATCATGCAATGAAATCAGAATATTGTGGATATTGTTTCTTCAATAATGTCGCAATTGCTGCTGAAAAAGTTTTAAGTAGCAATTTAGCTAGTAAAATTTTGATTGTTGATTGGGATATACACCATGGACAAGCTACTCAGCAAATGTTCTATAATGACCCACG agtaatttatttttcaattcacCGTTATGAAAATGGAGAATTTTGGCCAAATCTTAGAGAATCTAATTTCCATTTTGTTGGAGATGGTTTAGGAGAAGGATATAATTTTAATGTGCCACTTAATAAAACTGGCATGACCAATGCTGATTATTTAGCCATATTTCAACAAGTTTTATTGCCAATGGCCTATGAG TTTCAACCTGATCTTATAATAGTATCAGCTGGATATGATGCAGCGTTGGGCTGTCCTGag GGTGAAATGTTGCTAACACCTGCATGTTATGCTCATTTACTATCATCATTATTGAGTTTAGCCTCTGGGAAAGTTGCTGTTATATTGGag GGTGGTTATTGTTTAAAATCATTAGCAGAAAGTGCAGCATTAACACTACGTACTTTGTTAGGTGATCCATGCCCTATGTTAGAAACTCTTACATTACCTTCAATAAG CGTACGTGATACcattttaaatacaatttatgcACATAAACCATATTGGAAATGCTATCAATACCAAGATACATACAGTATTAATAGTACAACAAATAATAAAGGAGGAAGTACTAATCAATATTTACCGGTAGTTACATTCAA agGAACTGATATTAAGCCTGAAGTGTATGAGACTCGAAATTGCTACCCAACTCAAAATAAAGAAGTTATCGAAATGATAGAAAAGCAGTTAAATGCATTAATACAGT tTACTAATTTATCTAAAGCACCTAACAAAGTGTGCATTGTTTATGATGATAGAATGTTAAAACATTGTGATATGTCTAATGATAATCATCCAGAAAAACCACAtcgtattaatattatttataaaaaatatcaagaGTGCAATTTACTTGATCGATGTTATGTGCAACAG GGACGAAGTGCAACAAGAGAAGAATTAATATTAGTCCATTCAAAAGAATATATAGATTCAATAAAAGATACAGAAAACTTAAAACCAAAAGAGCTAAAAAGGCAGGCAGAAACTTATAATTCGGTTTATTTGCATCCTGAAACCTGGACAAGTGCCTGTATATCAACTGGATCATTATTACAAGTAGTTGATAGCGTATTAAATGGAGAAAGTCAATCTGGTATTGCTATTGTTAGGCCTCCAGGCCATCATGCTGCAGAGAATACAGCATGTGGTTTTTGTATCTTTAACAATATTGCTGTAGCAGCTAGATATGCGGTAGAATTTCATCATGTAAAAag aGTATTGATAGTAGATTGGGATATACATCATGGTAATGGAACTCAATCCATCTTTGAGGAAGACcctaaaattttgtatatgtCTGTCCATCGTTATGATAATGGCAATTTTTTTCCAAATTCTAAACGAGCAAATTACTCTTATGTCGGTTCTCTATCAGGAGAAGGTTTCACTGTTAACATTCCATGGAATAAG AAAGGAATGGGCGATGCAGAATATATAGCAGCATTTCAACAGATAATAATGCCAATTGCTTATCAGTTTAATCCGGAATTAGTCTTAGTTTCTGCGGGTTTTGATGCATGTATTGGGGATCCTCTAGGAG gtTGTTTCGTGACACCAGAAATGTACGGACACTTAACACATTGGCTATCTTCTTTAGCTAATGGTCGTATTATTCTTAGTCTTGAAGGAGGTTACAATATTAATTCAGTCGCGCATGCAATGGCTATTTGCACAAAATCTTTGCTTGGTGATCCTTTACCGATATTAGAGAATGGACAAACTCCATGCGCGAGCGCTATTCATACtataaataatgttataaaaacACAAAAACAATATTGGGCGCATTTagtatttaatttatctttaCCGAAAGAGAGAGTACTTCCTAAGCCCAAAGTTCCACATATAAAGACAAATGAACGTGTTATAGACAGTGAAGAAATATTAAAGCATTCAGAATCTAAGATAGCATTGGAAGAAatagaaacagaaaaaatGCAAACTAGGCAGAAGAATCTTACAACTTGGAAGCTGATAAATAAAGTGGCCTCACAAGAAGATTGTGAGAAATTACAAGAGTTTCTTAAATCTGTACATGAGCGATGTACACATACGACAATTAATACTTCTTATAATGACGAAG gTTCCAAGTATACAAAGAAATGCATGAATCaggatgaagaagaagaacattCTGATGAAAATATTACCAATATTGCTGCTGGTAGTAGTGGTGAACAAGGCGAAAGAGCAAGTGCGCAAATGACTGGAAATAAAAGTTTACATGATTATTTGTTGGAAAATTCgcaa GCATTAGTGGATGGAGACATGTTTGCAGTGATACCTTTACGAGAATGTCCACATTTGGATAGTGTCAAGGATGTACCAGTTTCTGGAATTGATATATATTCACCATGTATAGAATGTGAAAGCAATGTTGAAAACTGGATCTGTTTACAGTGTTATACTGTTCACTGTGCTCGTAGTATTAATCAACATGGTTTAATACACGCTGAAGAAATGGAACATCCATTGGCCCTAAGTTTCAGTGATTTATCAGTTTGGTGTTACAAATGTGAGGCATACATAGATAATGTG CGATTATTTGCCGCGCGTAATGCTGCACATCAAAGTAAATTTAATGAGGAATTACCATGGacatatgaaatataa
- the LOC126865504 gene encoding histone deacetylase 6 isoform X3, with the protein MSVTDKKSAKNSAKMFNVRPSAALIAAKHEATQRVLQRKKSNNVFVHDIYQKAIDAYNIKRKETGIVFDRSMTEHKCLWDPSYPECPARLIRVMQRCEELGLINRCKFVTPRQASEDEILMKHSQEQIDILKATDECTDVDSLELLSSTYDAIYIHPSTYQLSLLAVGSTINLVESICKEEIQNGMAIIRPPGHHAMKSEYCGYCFFNNVAIAAEKVLSSNLASKILIVDWDIHHGQATQQMFYNDPRVIYFSIHRYENGEFWPNLRESNFHFVGDGLGEGYNFNVPLNKTGMTNADYLAIFQQVLLPMAYEFQPDLIIVSAGYDAALGCPEGEMLLTPACYAHLLSSLLSLASGKVAVILEGGYCLKSLAESAALTLRTLLGDPCPMLETLTLPSISVRDTILNTIYAHKPYWKCYQYQDTYSINSTTNNKGGSTNQYLPVVTFKGTDIKPEVYETRNCYPTQNKEVIEMIEKQLNALIQFTNLSKAPNKVCIVYDDRMLKHCDMSNDNHPEKPHRINIIYKKYQECNLLDRCYVQQGRSATREELILVHSKEYIDSIKDTENLKPKELKRQAETYNSVYLHPETWTSACISTGSLLQVVDSVLNGESQSGIAIVRPPGHHAAENTACGFCIFNNIAVAARYAVEFHHVKRVLIVDWDIHHGNGTQSIFEEDPKILYMSVHRYDNGNFFPNSKRANYSYVGSLSGEGFTVNIPWNKKGMGDAEYIAAFQQIIMPIAYQFNPELVLVSAGFDACIGDPLGGCFVTPEMYGHLTHWLSSLANGRIILSLEGGYNINSVAHAMAICTKSLLGDPLPILENGQTPCASAIHTINNVIKTQKQYWAHLVFNLSLPKERVLPKPKVPHIKTNERVIDSEEILKHSESKIALEEIETEKMQTRQKNLTTWKLINKVASQEDCEKLQEFLKSVHERCTHTTINTSYNDEGSKYTKKCMNQDEEEEHSDENITNIAAGSSGEQGERASAQMTGNKSLHDYLLENSQALVDGDMFAVIPLRECPHLDSVKDVPVSGIDIYSPCIECESNVENWICLQCYTVHCARSINQHGLIHAEEMEHPLALSFSDLSVWCYKCEAYIDNVRLFAARNAAHQSKFNEELPWTYEI; encoded by the exons atGTCTGTGACAGATAAGAAAAGTGCCAAAAATTCTGCAAAAATGTTTAAT GTTCGTCCATCTGCTGCTTTAATAGCAGCTAAACATGAAGCAACACAACGTGTAttacaaagaaagaaatctAACAATGTTTTTGTACATGATATATATCAAAAAGCTATTGatgcatataatataaaaaggaAGGAAACTGGCATTGTATTTGATCGTTCTATGACAGAACATAAATGCCTTTGGGATCCAAGTTATCCAGAATGTCCTGCTAGGTTGATAAGAGTTATGCAGAGATGTGAGGAGTTAGGTTTAATAAATAGATGTAAATTCGTTACACCAAGACAAGCCTCAGAGGATGAAATACTAATGAAGCACAGCCAAGAACAGATAGATATTTTGAAGGCTACTGATGAATGTACAGATGTAGATAGTttagaattattatcatcaacatATGATGCCATTTATATACATCCT TCTACCTATCAATTGTCTTTGTTAGCTGTGGGTTCAACAATAAATTTAGTGGAAagcatttgcaaagaagaaattcAGAATGGTATGGCCATTATAAG gCCACCAGGACATCATGCAATGAAATCAGAATATTGTGGATATTGTTTCTTCAATAATGTCGCAATTGCTGCTGAAAAAGTTTTAAGTAGCAATTTAGCTAGTAAAATTTTGATTGTTGATTGGGATATACACCATGGACAAGCTACTCAGCAAATGTTCTATAATGACCCACG agtaatttatttttcaattcacCGTTATGAAAATGGAGAATTTTGGCCAAATCTTAGAGAATCTAATTTCCATTTTGTTGGAGATGGTTTAGGAGAAGGATATAATTTTAATGTGCCACTTAATAAAACTGGCATGACCAATGCTGATTATTTAGCCATATTTCAACAAGTTTTATTGCCAATGGCCTATGAG TTTCAACCTGATCTTATAATAGTATCAGCTGGATATGATGCAGCGTTGGGCTGTCCTGag GGTGAAATGTTGCTAACACCTGCATGTTATGCTCATTTACTATCATCATTATTGAGTTTAGCCTCTGGGAAAGTTGCTGTTATATTGGag GGTGGTTATTGTTTAAAATCATTAGCAGAAAGTGCAGCATTAACACTACGTACTTTGTTAGGTGATCCATGCCCTATGTTAGAAACTCTTACATTACCTTCAATAAG CGTACGTGATACcattttaaatacaatttatgcACATAAACCATATTGGAAATGCTATCAATACCAAGATACATACAGTATTAATAGTACAACAAATAATAAAGGAGGAAGTACTAATCAATATTTACCGGTAGTTACATTCAA agGAACTGATATTAAGCCTGAAGTGTATGAGACTCGAAATTGCTACCCAACTCAAAATAAAGAAGTTATCGAAATGATAGAAAAGCAGTTAAATGCATTAATACAGT tTACTAATTTATCTAAAGCACCTAACAAAGTGTGCATTGTTTATGATGATAGAATGTTAAAACATTGTGATATGTCTAATGATAATCATCCAGAAAAACCACAtcgtattaatattatttataaaaaatatcaagaGTGCAATTTACTTGATCGATGTTATGTGCAACAG GGACGAAGTGCAACAAGAGAAGAATTAATATTAGTCCATTCAAAAGAATATATAGATTCAATAAAAGATACAGAAAACTTAAAACCAAAAGAGCTAAAAAGGCAGGCAGAAACTTATAATTCGGTTTATTTGCATCCTGAAACCTGGACAAGTGCCTGTATATCAACTGGATCATTATTACAAGTAGTTGATAGCGTATTAAATGGAGAAAGTCAATCTGGTATTGCTATTGTTAGGCCTCCAGGCCATCATGCTGCAGAGAATACAGCATGTGGTTTTTGTATCTTTAACAATATTGCTGTAGCAGCTAGATATGCGGTAGAATTTCATCATGTAAAAag aGTATTGATAGTAGATTGGGATATACATCATGGTAATGGAACTCAATCCATCTTTGAGGAAGACcctaaaattttgtatatgtCTGTCCATCGTTATGATAATGGCAATTTTTTTCCAAATTCTAAACGAGCAAATTACTCTTATGTCGGTTCTCTATCAGGAGAAGGTTTCACTGTTAACATTCCATGGAATAAG AAAGGAATGGGCGATGCAGAATATATAGCAGCATTTCAACAGATAATAATGCCAATTGCTTATCAGTTTAATCCGGAATTAGTCTTAGTTTCTGCGGGTTTTGATGCATGTATTGGGGATCCTCTAGGAG gtTGTTTCGTGACACCAGAAATGTACGGACACTTAACACATTGGCTATCTTCTTTAGCTAATGGTCGTATTATTCTTAGTCTTGAAGGAGGTTACAATATTAATTCAGTCGCGCATGCAATGGCTATTTGCACAAAATCTTTGCTTGGTGATCCTTTACCGATATTAGAGAATGGACAAACTCCATGCGCGAGCGCTATTCATACtataaataatgttataaaaacACAAAAACAATATTGGGCGCATTTagtatttaatttatctttaCCGAAAGAGAGAGTACTTCCTAAGCCCAAAGTTCCACATATAAAGACAAATGAACGTGTTATAGACAGTGAAGAAATATTAAAGCATTCAGAATCTAAGATAGCATTGGAAGAAatagaaacagaaaaaatGCAAACTAGGCAGAAGAATCTTACAACTTGGAAGCTGATAAATAAAGTGGCCTCACAAGAAGATTGTGAGAAATTACAAGAGTTTCTTAAATCTGTACATGAGCGATGTACACATACGACAATTAATACTTCTTATAATGACGAAG gTTCCAAGTATACAAAGAAATGCATGAATCaggatgaagaagaagaacattCTGATGAAAATATTACCAATATTGCTGCTGGTAGTAGTGGTGAACAAGGCGAAAGAGCAAGTGCGCAAATGACTGGAAATAAAAGTTTACATGATTATTTGTTGGAAAATTCgcaa GCATTAGTGGATGGAGACATGTTTGCAGTGATACCTTTACGAGAATGTCCACATTTGGATAGTGTCAAGGATGTACCAGTTTCTGGAATTGATATATATTCACCATGTATAGAATGTGAAAGCAATGTTGAAAACTGGATCTGTTTACAGTGTTATACTGTTCACTGTGCTCGTAGTATTAATCAACATGGTTTAATACACGCTGAAGAAATGGAACATCCATTGGCCCTAAGTTTCAGTGATTTATCAGTTTGGTGTTACAAATGTGAGGCATACATAGATAATGTG CGATTATTTGCCGCGCGTAATGCTGCACATCAAAGTAAATTTAATGAGGAATTACCATGGacatatgaaatataa
- the LOC126865504 gene encoding histone deacetylase 6 isoform X1, with product MVFIGISDPVICKNLYSAVKQLADSEIELIKAIENSEKINNRNIKNTMSVTDKKSAKNSAKMFNVRPSAALIAAKHEATQRVLQRKKSNNVFVHDIYQKAIDAYNIKRKETGIVFDRSMTEHKCLWDPSYPECPARLIRVMQRCEELGLINRCKFVTPRQASEDEILMKHSQEQIDILKATDECTDVDSLELLSSTYDAIYIHPSTYQLSLLAVGSTINLVESICKEEIQNGMAIIRPPGHHAMKSEYCGYCFFNNVAIAAEKVLSSNLASKILIVDWDIHHGQATQQMFYNDPRVIYFSIHRYENGEFWPNLRESNFHFVGDGLGEGYNFNVPLNKTGMTNADYLAIFQQVLLPMAYEFQPDLIIVSAGYDAALGCPEGEMLLTPACYAHLLSSLLSLASGKVAVILEGGYCLKSLAESAALTLRTLLGDPCPMLETLTLPSISVRDTILNTIYAHKPYWKCYQYQDTYSINSTTNNKGGSTNQYLPVVTFKGTDIKPEVYETRNCYPTQNKEVIEMIEKQLNALIQFTNLSKAPNKVCIVYDDRMLKHCDMSNDNHPEKPHRINIIYKKYQECNLLDRCYVQQGRSATREELILVHSKEYIDSIKDTENLKPKELKRQAETYNSVYLHPETWTSACISTGSLLQVVDSVLNGESQSGIAIVRPPGHHAAENTACGFCIFNNIAVAARYAVEFHHVKRVLIVDWDIHHGNGTQSIFEEDPKILYMSVHRYDNGNFFPNSKRANYSYVGSLSGEGFTVNIPWNKKGMGDAEYIAAFQQIIMPIAYQFNPELVLVSAGFDACIGDPLGGCFVTPEMYGHLTHWLSSLANGRIILSLEGGYNINSVAHAMAICTKSLLGDPLPILENGQTPCASAIHTINNVIKTQKQYWAHLVFNLSLPKERVLPKPKVPHIKTNERVIDSEEILKHSESKIALEEIETEKMQTRQKNLTTWKLINKVASQEDCEKLQEFLKSVHERCTHTTINTSYNDEGSKYTKKCMNQDEEEEHSDENITNIAAGSSGEQGERASAQMTGNKSLHDYLLENSQALVDGDMFAVIPLRECPHLDSVKDVPVSGIDIYSPCIECESNVENWICLQCYTVHCARSINQHGLIHAEEMEHPLALSFSDLSVWCYKCEAYIDNVRLFAARNAAHQSKFNEELPWTYEI from the exons ATGGTCTTTATTGGAATT TCTGATCCTGTGATCTGCAAAAATTTATACTCTGCTGTTAAACAATTAGCAGACAGTGAAATCGAGTTAATAAAAGCTATAGAAAATTCAGAgaagataaataatagaaatattaaaaatactatGTCTGTGACAGATAAGAAAAGTGCCAAAAATTCTGCAAAAATGTTTAAT GTTCGTCCATCTGCTGCTTTAATAGCAGCTAAACATGAAGCAACACAACGTGTAttacaaagaaagaaatctAACAATGTTTTTGTACATGATATATATCAAAAAGCTATTGatgcatataatataaaaaggaAGGAAACTGGCATTGTATTTGATCGTTCTATGACAGAACATAAATGCCTTTGGGATCCAAGTTATCCAGAATGTCCTGCTAGGTTGATAAGAGTTATGCAGAGATGTGAGGAGTTAGGTTTAATAAATAGATGTAAATTCGTTACACCAAGACAAGCCTCAGAGGATGAAATACTAATGAAGCACAGCCAAGAACAGATAGATATTTTGAAGGCTACTGATGAATGTACAGATGTAGATAGTttagaattattatcatcaacatATGATGCCATTTATATACATCCT TCTACCTATCAATTGTCTTTGTTAGCTGTGGGTTCAACAATAAATTTAGTGGAAagcatttgcaaagaagaaattcAGAATGGTATGGCCATTATAAG gCCACCAGGACATCATGCAATGAAATCAGAATATTGTGGATATTGTTTCTTCAATAATGTCGCAATTGCTGCTGAAAAAGTTTTAAGTAGCAATTTAGCTAGTAAAATTTTGATTGTTGATTGGGATATACACCATGGACAAGCTACTCAGCAAATGTTCTATAATGACCCACG agtaatttatttttcaattcacCGTTATGAAAATGGAGAATTTTGGCCAAATCTTAGAGAATCTAATTTCCATTTTGTTGGAGATGGTTTAGGAGAAGGATATAATTTTAATGTGCCACTTAATAAAACTGGCATGACCAATGCTGATTATTTAGCCATATTTCAACAAGTTTTATTGCCAATGGCCTATGAG TTTCAACCTGATCTTATAATAGTATCAGCTGGATATGATGCAGCGTTGGGCTGTCCTGag GGTGAAATGTTGCTAACACCTGCATGTTATGCTCATTTACTATCATCATTATTGAGTTTAGCCTCTGGGAAAGTTGCTGTTATATTGGag GGTGGTTATTGTTTAAAATCATTAGCAGAAAGTGCAGCATTAACACTACGTACTTTGTTAGGTGATCCATGCCCTATGTTAGAAACTCTTACATTACCTTCAATAAG CGTACGTGATACcattttaaatacaatttatgcACATAAACCATATTGGAAATGCTATCAATACCAAGATACATACAGTATTAATAGTACAACAAATAATAAAGGAGGAAGTACTAATCAATATTTACCGGTAGTTACATTCAA agGAACTGATATTAAGCCTGAAGTGTATGAGACTCGAAATTGCTACCCAACTCAAAATAAAGAAGTTATCGAAATGATAGAAAAGCAGTTAAATGCATTAATACAGT tTACTAATTTATCTAAAGCACCTAACAAAGTGTGCATTGTTTATGATGATAGAATGTTAAAACATTGTGATATGTCTAATGATAATCATCCAGAAAAACCACAtcgtattaatattatttataaaaaatatcaagaGTGCAATTTACTTGATCGATGTTATGTGCAACAG GGACGAAGTGCAACAAGAGAAGAATTAATATTAGTCCATTCAAAAGAATATATAGATTCAATAAAAGATACAGAAAACTTAAAACCAAAAGAGCTAAAAAGGCAGGCAGAAACTTATAATTCGGTTTATTTGCATCCTGAAACCTGGACAAGTGCCTGTATATCAACTGGATCATTATTACAAGTAGTTGATAGCGTATTAAATGGAGAAAGTCAATCTGGTATTGCTATTGTTAGGCCTCCAGGCCATCATGCTGCAGAGAATACAGCATGTGGTTTTTGTATCTTTAACAATATTGCTGTAGCAGCTAGATATGCGGTAGAATTTCATCATGTAAAAag aGTATTGATAGTAGATTGGGATATACATCATGGTAATGGAACTCAATCCATCTTTGAGGAAGACcctaaaattttgtatatgtCTGTCCATCGTTATGATAATGGCAATTTTTTTCCAAATTCTAAACGAGCAAATTACTCTTATGTCGGTTCTCTATCAGGAGAAGGTTTCACTGTTAACATTCCATGGAATAAG AAAGGAATGGGCGATGCAGAATATATAGCAGCATTTCAACAGATAATAATGCCAATTGCTTATCAGTTTAATCCGGAATTAGTCTTAGTTTCTGCGGGTTTTGATGCATGTATTGGGGATCCTCTAGGAG gtTGTTTCGTGACACCAGAAATGTACGGACACTTAACACATTGGCTATCTTCTTTAGCTAATGGTCGTATTATTCTTAGTCTTGAAGGAGGTTACAATATTAATTCAGTCGCGCATGCAATGGCTATTTGCACAAAATCTTTGCTTGGTGATCCTTTACCGATATTAGAGAATGGACAAACTCCATGCGCGAGCGCTATTCATACtataaataatgttataaaaacACAAAAACAATATTGGGCGCATTTagtatttaatttatctttaCCGAAAGAGAGAGTACTTCCTAAGCCCAAAGTTCCACATATAAAGACAAATGAACGTGTTATAGACAGTGAAGAAATATTAAAGCATTCAGAATCTAAGATAGCATTGGAAGAAatagaaacagaaaaaatGCAAACTAGGCAGAAGAATCTTACAACTTGGAAGCTGATAAATAAAGTGGCCTCACAAGAAGATTGTGAGAAATTACAAGAGTTTCTTAAATCTGTACATGAGCGATGTACACATACGACAATTAATACTTCTTATAATGACGAAG gTTCCAAGTATACAAAGAAATGCATGAATCaggatgaagaagaagaacattCTGATGAAAATATTACCAATATTGCTGCTGGTAGTAGTGGTGAACAAGGCGAAAGAGCAAGTGCGCAAATGACTGGAAATAAAAGTTTACATGATTATTTGTTGGAAAATTCgcaa GCATTAGTGGATGGAGACATGTTTGCAGTGATACCTTTACGAGAATGTCCACATTTGGATAGTGTCAAGGATGTACCAGTTTCTGGAATTGATATATATTCACCATGTATAGAATGTGAAAGCAATGTTGAAAACTGGATCTGTTTACAGTGTTATACTGTTCACTGTGCTCGTAGTATTAATCAACATGGTTTAATACACGCTGAAGAAATGGAACATCCATTGGCCCTAAGTTTCAGTGATTTATCAGTTTGGTGTTACAAATGTGAGGCATACATAGATAATGTG CGATTATTTGCCGCGCGTAATGCTGCACATCAAAGTAAATTTAATGAGGAATTACCATGGacatatgaaatataa